One Thermomonas paludicola genomic window, GGCGCTGACGGGCGGCATCGGCGAACTCGGGGTGTTCGGGCTGATCGGCGTGATGGTGCCGGATGCGGCGTGGCCGCAGGCGCGGAAGATCGTGGACGCGCTAGGGTTTGGCGAACAGGCACAGGCTGCGCCGATGCCGGATGGACTGCCGGGCGCACTACCCGCATGACGCCATCGGCACCGCAGTCGCGGCAGGCGGCCAGCGTTGAACTGCTGATCGGCGCGGTCATCATCGGCACCAATGGCCTGATGGTGCGGCTGGCGGCGATGCCGCCAACGGCCGTGGCGTTCTGGCGGATGCTGCTGGCCGGGTTGATGCTGGCCGTGCTGGTCTCGTTGCGGCACGGCTGGCAGCCGCTGTCACGCAAGGCATGGCTGTGGTGCGTGCTGCCGGTGTTGGCGTTCGCGATCGACCTGTGGATATGGCACAAGAGCATCCTGCTGGTGGGGCCGGGGTTGGCCACGCTGTTGGCCAATACCCAGGTGTTTTTCATGGCGCTGGCCGGGGTGTCGTTTTTCGGCGAACGGCTTGGGCTGCGCTTCATCGTTGGCGTGTTGCTGTCGTTTTTCGGGCTGTGGCTGCTGCTGGGAAGCGGCTGGGCAGCGCTGCCCGCGCACTATCGCTGGGGGGTTTGGCTGGGGCTGGGCGCCGGGTTGGCCTATGCCACCTACAACATCGGCATCAAGCGATCGCAGGCAGAGGCGGGCAAGGGGCATGCGCGGGTGCCGGTGGAGCAGGTGCTGTGCATCGCGGCATTCGGCAGCGCACTGTGCCTGGGGCTGATCGGTTGGGCCGAGGGTGAGCAGTTCACCCCGCCGGGGCTGAAGGCGTGGGGCGTGCTGCTGGCGCTGGCGGCGCTGGGCCACTGCCTGAGCTGGGTGTTGATCTCGCGGGCAATGGGCGCGCTGCCGGTGGCGCTGGCGGGCCTGCTGCTGTTGGCGCAACCGATCGTGGCCTACCTGCTGGACGTGGCGCTGTTCGATATCCCGGTGTCGCCCCAGCAGTGGCTGGGGCTCGCGGTCAGCCTGATCGGCATTTTCGTGGCGGGCATGAAGTCGAAGGAAGCGGTTGCCGCGCAGGAGCCGTAAGGCCACCTGCGGCCGGGTCACGGCGCAGGCAGGCGCCGGCTCGCAGGCGCCGGCGCCGGTATCGTCCCGGCGCGATGAGCTGACCCGGCGGCAACCAGCGTCGGCATCGATGCGCACCTGCTGCGCAGGATGCTGCCGCTGCGCGGCCGCATCGGTTGCTCCGCTGGGTCAGTCTGGCGGCAACTGCGCGCGCGCCTGGCGGCCGATGACATCTCCCAGCGATTGCAGGAGATCTTCCAGCGCCGAAGACTTGCGCCAGACCAAGGCGATCCGGCGGTTGGGTGCGGGGGCGGTGAACGGCACCAGCTGAATGCCGTCGGGCTGCACGATGGGCGCATGTACCGACAGCGCCGGCAGCAGGGTGACGCCCACGCCGGACGCCACCATTTGCCGCAGCGTTTCCAGGCTGGTGGCGCGGAAGCCGGATTTTTCCTGCGCGCCGGACAGCCGGCACACATCCAGCGCCTGGTCGCGCAGGCAATGGCCGTCCTCCAGCAGGAGCAGGGTTTCCTCGTTCAGCGCCTCGATGCGCAGCGTCTTTTTCCGCGCCAGCGGATGGCGTGCGGGGACGGCCAGCAGGAAGGGTTCATCGAACAGGAACTGCGCCTGCAATTGCTCGTCATGCAGCGGCAGTGCCAGCAGGGCGGCATCCAGCTTGCCGTCGCGCAGCCGCTGCAGCAGCACGTCGCTCTTTTCCTCGACCAGCAGCAGTTCCAGTTGCGGGAAGCGTTCGCGCAAGCCGGGAATGATATGCGGCAGCAGATAGGGGCCCAGGGTCGGGAACACCCCCAGCCGCAGCGTGCCCGACTCCGGGTCGCGGCTGCGGCGCGCGGATTCCTTCATTTCCTCGACGTCGGCCACGATCCGGCGTGCGCGCTGCACCACGTCCTGGCCGGCTGCAGTCAGCATGATGTTGCGCGGCGCACGCTCGATCAGGGTGACGCCAAGCTCCTCTTCCAGCTTGCGGATCTGGGTGGACAGCGTCGGTTGGCTGACGAAGCAGGCCTCGGCCGCCTGCCCGAAATGGCGCAGGTCGGCCAGCGCGACGAGATACTTGAGGTCGCGCAGGTTCATGGCTCAGGCTGCTTTGGCAACGGCCGGCGCCGAATGGCGGATCAGGAAGTCGAAGGCCGACAACGCCGCCGTGGAACCGCTGCCCATCGCCACCACGATTTGCTTGTACGGTTCGGTGGTGGCATCGCCGGCGGCAAACACCCCGTCGATAGTGGTGTGACCACGATCGTCCACCACGATTTCGCCGCGCGGACTGAGCTCGAGCGCCCCCTTCAGCCATTCGGTATTGGGCAGCAGGCCGATCTGCACGAAGCAGCCTTCCACATCCAGCCGCTGCGCCTGGCCGGTGCTGCGGTCGGTGAACGCGATGCCCGCCAGCTTGCCGTCCTTGCCAAGCATCTCGGTAGTCTGTGCGTTCACGTGCACCGCCGTATTCGGCATGCTGCGCAGCTTGCGCTGCAGGACGTCATCCGCGCGCAGCTTGCCGTCGAATTCCAGCACGGTGACGTGTTCGACCACGCCGGCCAGGTCGATCGCGGCCTCGATGCCGGAGTTGCCGCCGCCGATCACCGCCACCCGCTTGCCCTTGAACAACGGGCCGTCGCAGTGCGGGCAGTAGGTCACGCCCTTGTTGCGATGCTCGGCCTCGCCGGGCACGCCGGTCTGGCGCCAGCGGGCGCCGGGGCTGAGGATGACGGCCTTCGCTTGCAGGGTGGCGCCGCTTGCCAGGCGAATGCCGGTCAGGCCGCCGGGTTCCGTCGCCGGAATCAGTGCCTCCGCGCGCTGGTGGGTGATCACCTGCACGCCATAGCTGCGCACATGGGCTTCCAGCGACGCAGCCAGCTTCGGGCCTTCGGTGTATTCCACCGAAGGAAAGTTCTCGATCGCCATGGTGTCCAGCACCTGGCCGCCGAAGCGCTCGGCCACGATGCCGGTGCGGATGCCCTTTCGTGCGGCGTAAATGGCTGCCGCGGCGCCGGCCGGACCCGCGCCGACAATCAGGACGTCGAACGGAGCGGTGTCGTGCAATGCCTCCGCGGCACGCGCAGCGGCGCCGGTGTCGAGCTTGGCGAGAATCTGCTCGATGCTCAGGCGGCCACCGTCGAATTCCGCACCGTTGAGATACACGGTGGGCACCGACAGGATTTCCTTCGCCTCCACTTCGGCCTGGAACAGCGCGCCGTCGATGGCGACGTGCCTGATGCGTGGATTCAGCACGCTCATCGCGTTCAGCGCCTGCACCGTGTCCGGGCAGCTCTGGCAATGCAGCGACATGAAGGTCTCGAAGCGGTAGTCGCCCGGCAGGTTGCGCACCTGCTGCGCCAGCGCCTCGTCGATCTTCACTGGATGGCCGCCGACCTGCAGCAGCGCCAGCACCAGCGAAGTGAATTCGTGGCCCAGTGGGATGCCGGCAAAGCCGACGGCGACGTCGCTGCCTGCGCGGCGGATCTGGAAGGACGGGGTGCGCGCGTCATTGCCGGTGGCGCGGGTGATCTTGGACGACAGTGCGGCGATGTCGGCCAGCAGCGCATCCAGCTCGCGCGACGCGTCCGAATCGTCCAGCGACGCGATCAACTCGATCGGTTGCTGCAGCTTTTCCAGATACGCGGCGAGTTGGGATTTGAGGGCGGCATCCAGCATGGTTGTCTCCGTCGGTGCAACAAGGTGGGATGAGACAGGCGTTCCGCGCGGCGGGCGGAGGCCGGGAAGAAAGGGTTGCGTGGAGCCGACGCAGCGCATCGGCTCACCGCAGCCCTCTCCCGCAGGGGAGAGGGGCGGCTGAGGTCAGATCTTGCCGACCAGGTCCAGCGACGGCGCGATGGTCTTGGCGCCTTCCTTCCACTTCGCCGGGCACACCTCGCCGCTGTGGCTGGCCACGTACTGGGCCGCCTGCAGCTTGCGCACGGTCTCGCTGACGTCGCGCGCGATCGCGTTGTCATGCACTTCCATGGTCTTGATGATGCCGTCCGGGTTGATCACGAAGGTGCCGCGCAGGGCCAGGCCTTCTTCCGGGATGTGCACGCCGAAGGCATTGGTCAGCTGGTGGGTCGGGTCGCCGACCAGCGGGAACCTGGCCTTGCCCACCGCCGGCGAGGTCTCGTGCCACACCTTGTGGCTGAAGTGGGTGTCGGTGGTGACGATGTAGACCTCGGCGCCGGCCTTCTGGAACTCGGCGTAATGCTCGGCGGCGTCTTCGATCTCGGTCGGGCAGTTGAAGGTAAAGGCCGCCGGCATGAAGATCACCACCGACCACTTGCCCTTCATGTCGGCGTCGGTGACTTCGATGAACTTGCCGTTGTGGAACGCATTGGCCTTGAACGGCTGGATTTGGGTGTTGATCAGGGACATGGACGGCTCTCCGTGGTTGGGTGGGTGGATCGAATGGCGCTAGGTTAGGCTGCGCCTATCAATATTTGAAGTTGATTATTTGGATACTATTGATAGATGTGGCCTATCGAAATAAATGCAAGTCCCTTGCGCGTTCGCGGCGCCTGGCTACCATCGTCGGATGATTGACCACCCGCCCACCGTCGCTGGCCTGCTGGCCCGCGCGCGTGCCGTGATCGAGCCTGCCGATGCCGACATCCTGCTGGCACATGCGCTGGGTCGCGCCAGAAGCTGGCTGTTCGCGCATGCCGATGATCCGCTGGCCCGGGGCGATGCGGAGCGGTTCGATGGATTGCTGCAGCGGCGCATTGCCGGCGAGCCGGTGGCGTATTTGACCGGTACGCGCGGCTTCTGGACGCTGGACCTGGCGGTGACCCCGGCCACCCTGGTGCCGCGCCCGGAAACCGAACTGCTGGTGGACGTGGCGCTGGCGCGCATTCCTGCGGCGACGACGGCACGGCTGGCCGACCTGGGAACCGGCAGTGGCGCCATTGCGCTGGCGCTGGCGAAAGAGCGCCCGCGCGCACAGGTCGTGGCCACGGATGCCAGCGCTGCCGCGTTGGAGGTGGCGCGCGGCAACGCGGTGCGCAACGGCATCGGCAACGTCGAGTTCCGCCAGGGAGATTGGCTGGCAGCCCTGGCCAGCGAGACATTCGACCTGATCGCCAGCAATCCGCCCTATATCGCCGACGGCGACCCGCATCTGACCCAGGGCGATCTGCGCTTCGAGCCGGCCATGGCGCTGTCTTGCGGGGTCGACGGATTGAATGCGATCCGCACCATCGCGGCGGGCGCGCCCAGGTCCCTGAATGCCGGCGGCTGGCTGTTGCTGGAACACGGGCTTGAGCAAGGCGCGGCGGTGCGGGCGCTGCTTGCGCAGGCGGGTTTGGTGGCGGTGGAGACCGTGCAGGA contains:
- the prmC gene encoding peptide chain release factor N(5)-glutamine methyltransferase; the encoded protein is MIDHPPTVAGLLARARAVIEPADADILLAHALGRARSWLFAHADDPLARGDAERFDGLLQRRIAGEPVAYLTGTRGFWTLDLAVTPATLVPRPETELLVDVALARIPAATTARLADLGTGSGAIALALAKERPRAQVVATDASAAALEVARGNAVRNGIGNVEFRQGDWLAALASETFDLIASNPPYIADGDPHLTQGDLRFEPAMALSCGVDGLNAIRTIAAGAPRSLNAGGWLLLEHGLEQGAAVRALLAQAGLVAVETVQDLEARDRVTLGKAPG
- the ahpC gene encoding alkyl hydroperoxide reductase subunit C yields the protein MSLINTQIQPFKANAFHNGKFIEVTDADMKGKWSVVIFMPAAFTFNCPTEIEDAAEHYAEFQKAGAEVYIVTTDTHFSHKVWHETSPAVGKARFPLVGDPTHQLTNAFGVHIPEEGLALRGTFVINPDGIIKTMEVHDNAIARDVSETVRKLQAAQYVASHSGEVCPAKWKEGAKTIAPSLDLVGKI
- a CDS encoding DUF2007 domain-containing protein → MRTVYDAATIVDAHLVRQALEAEGIPAFVRGEALTGGIGELGVFGLIGVMVPDAAWPQARKIVDALGFGEQAQAAPMPDGLPGALPA
- the ahpF gene encoding alkyl hydroperoxide reductase subunit F, with protein sequence MLDAALKSQLAAYLEKLQQPIELIASLDDSDASRELDALLADIAALSSKITRATGNDARTPSFQIRRAGSDVAVGFAGIPLGHEFTSLVLALLQVGGHPVKIDEALAQQVRNLPGDYRFETFMSLHCQSCPDTVQALNAMSVLNPRIRHVAIDGALFQAEVEAKEILSVPTVYLNGAEFDGGRLSIEQILAKLDTGAAARAAEALHDTAPFDVLIVGAGPAGAAAAIYAARKGIRTGIVAERFGGQVLDTMAIENFPSVEYTEGPKLAASLEAHVRSYGVQVITHQRAEALIPATEPGGLTGIRLASGATLQAKAVILSPGARWRQTGVPGEAEHRNKGVTYCPHCDGPLFKGKRVAVIGGGNSGIEAAIDLAGVVEHVTVLEFDGKLRADDVLQRKLRSMPNTAVHVNAQTTEMLGKDGKLAGIAFTDRSTGQAQRLDVEGCFVQIGLLPNTEWLKGALELSPRGEIVVDDRGHTTIDGVFAAGDATTEPYKQIVVAMGSGSTAALSAFDFLIRHSAPAVAKAA
- the oxyR gene encoding DNA-binding transcriptional regulator OxyR → MNLRDLKYLVALADLRHFGQAAEACFVSQPTLSTQIRKLEEELGVTLIERAPRNIMLTAAGQDVVQRARRIVADVEEMKESARRSRDPESGTLRLGVFPTLGPYLLPHIIPGLRERFPQLELLLVEEKSDVLLQRLRDGKLDAALLALPLHDEQLQAQFLFDEPFLLAVPARHPLARKKTLRIEALNEETLLLLEDGHCLRDQALDVCRLSGAQEKSGFRATSLETLRQMVASGVGVTLLPALSVHAPIVQPDGIQLVPFTAPAPNRRIALVWRKSSALEDLLQSLGDVIGRQARAQLPPD
- a CDS encoding DMT family transporter — translated: MTPSAPQSRQAASVELLIGAVIIGTNGLMVRLAAMPPTAVAFWRMLLAGLMLAVLVSLRHGWQPLSRKAWLWCVLPVLAFAIDLWIWHKSILLVGPGLATLLANTQVFFMALAGVSFFGERLGLRFIVGVLLSFFGLWLLLGSGWAALPAHYRWGVWLGLGAGLAYATYNIGIKRSQAEAGKGHARVPVEQVLCIAAFGSALCLGLIGWAEGEQFTPPGLKAWGVLLALAALGHCLSWVLISRAMGALPVALAGLLLLAQPIVAYLLDVALFDIPVSPQQWLGLAVSLIGIFVAGMKSKEAVAAQEP